In one Thermococcus sp. 2319x1 genomic region, the following are encoded:
- a CDS encoding type I restriction endonuclease produces MLEIQRAVIDVLKKVREHRLLYERNEEAVKQHLIGGIFKALGWNWENPKEVRPEERTEEGKADYALVINDKVVAYLEAKNLSVNVLRSEKPLRQLAKYCFSHGVKYGILTNGIQWKVVKSFEENSTLEDRVLMKIDLFNEPLEKSSLKLSFLSKERISSLEEYANYLKAFYWGFEMLRAKGYSKDSLISYLQSTIRPSFFLLEHLSGDEIPQALYVYDNGWKVVPLIEKSMKGVLLSLLLYLAEKAEKKEKTELLKAYEHLRGVPLDREKIMFLLKGLEKEKGIKVGIEI; encoded by the coding sequence ATGCTTGAAATCCAGAGGGCTGTGATAGATGTTCTCAAAAAGGTTCGAGAACACAGGTTGCTCTATGAAAGGAACGAAGAGGCGGTGAAGCAGCATCTTATAGGAGGGATATTCAAAGCCTTAGGATGGAACTGGGAGAACCCAAAAGAGGTAAGACCCGAAGAGAGAACGGAAGAAGGAAAGGCCGACTATGCCCTCGTCATCAATGACAAAGTGGTGGCCTATTTGGAGGCCAAAAATTTAAGCGTAAACGTTTTGAGAAGTGAAAAACCCCTAAGACAGCTCGCCAAATACTGCTTTTCTCATGGAGTTAAATACGGTATCTTAACAAACGGCATACAATGGAAAGTAGTGAAGTCCTTCGAAGAAAACTCCACTCTTGAGGATAGGGTTCTTATGAAAATAGACCTCTTTAACGAGCCTCTTGAGAAAAGCTCCTTGAAACTCAGCTTTCTATCAAAGGAAAGGATATCCTCGCTGGAAGAATACGCCAACTACCTAAAAGCTTTTTACTGGGGATTCGAAATGCTCAGGGCGAAAGGATACTCAAAAGATTCCCTCATTTCATACCTGCAGAGCACGATAAGGCCAAGCTTTTTCCTTCTGGAGCACCTGAGCGGTGATGAAATTCCGCAGGCCCTCTACGTATACGACAATGGATGGAAAGTTGTCCCCCTAATCGAGAAGAGCATGAAGGGTGTTCTGCTTTCCCTGTTGTTATATTTAGCGGAGAAAGCGGAGAAAAAAGAAAAAACCGAATTGCTTAAAGCTTATGAGCACTTGAGAGGAGTTCCTTTGGATAGGGAGAAAATAATGTTTCTCCTTAAAGGCCTGGAAAAAGAGAAGGGCATTAAGGTGGGAATTGAAATCTAA
- a CDS encoding Rossmann-like domain-containing protein has product MMLKLLKERAMKAIEEEFKLVDFSFALPYTYVVIEGKKGKSIGLAMTLPEEIGEYKNTFTKPSLEEFIEKADSLNIIERTLGLAAINAVSQYYLEVDEEKDAIELIEEEKVAVIGNMPPIVKALKDKNKKVFVFERNPKLWDRETLSDALEYVLLPEMEAVIVSGSALLNCTIDMILERSKRAKKIILTGATAQALPEFFRGTGVTHLASAKVLDIEKALINLKLGSFRGFGEQSKKYVMEV; this is encoded by the coding sequence ATGATGCTGAAGCTGTTAAAAGAGAGGGCAATGAAAGCGATTGAAGAGGAATTCAAACTAGTGGATTTTTCTTTCGCTTTGCCCTACACTTACGTTGTTATTGAAGGGAAAAAGGGAAAATCTATAGGGTTGGCCATGACTCTGCCAGAAGAGATTGGCGAATACAAAAATACCTTCACAAAGCCAAGCTTGGAGGAGTTTATAGAAAAGGCAGACAGCCTTAACATAATAGAAAGAACCCTTGGGCTTGCGGCGATCAACGCCGTTTCTCAGTACTACTTAGAGGTGGATGAAGAAAAAGATGCCATAGAGTTAATAGAAGAGGAAAAGGTTGCCGTCATAGGGAATATGCCTCCAATCGTAAAGGCGTTAAAAGATAAGAACAAAAAGGTGTTCGTGTTCGAGAGGAACCCCAAACTCTGGGACAGAGAGACCTTAAGCGATGCCCTTGAGTACGTTCTTCTTCCAGAGATGGAAGCTGTAATTGTTAGTGGCTCCGCGTTGTTAAACTGCACCATCGATATGATACTCGAGAGAAGTAAGAGGGCAAAGAAAATCATACTCACAGGGGCAACAGCCCAAGCATTGCCGGAGTTCTTCAGGGGGACCGGAGTGACTCATCTCGCTTCTGCAAAGGTTCTCGATATCGAGAAAGCCCTTATAAACCTAAAGCTCGGAAGTTTTAGGGGATTTGGAGAGCAGAGCAAGAAATACGTTATGGAAGTCTGA